A genomic stretch from Halichoerus grypus chromosome 5, mHalGry1.hap1.1, whole genome shotgun sequence includes:
- the LOC118540648 gene encoding olfactory receptor 5V1-like, producing the protein MTPFEMNNQTDVTEFIFLGFSNHPKLQGLFFLVFLIIYLTTLLGNMLIITATRISLALHTPMYYFLSNLSFLDICYISTTIPVILVNFFREKKTISYEGCLSQIFFLVTCAGTECVLLAAMAYDRLVAICHPLQYPVFMSVKVCVFLVTGSWLCGLVNSVTHTVLAATLTLCGPNQISHFLCDIPLLLKLSCSDTSLNESVLHVASATIGLSPCLFTGVSYILIISAILRIPSAQGRSKAFSTCASHLTVVVVFYGMANFNYDRPREGYSLEVDILVSVLFCVMTPMLNPIIYSLRNKEVKGALRKLAGGCMIVGNISV; encoded by the coding sequence ATGACACCATTTGAAATGAACAATCAAACAGATGTCACTGAATTCATCTTCTTGGGATTTTCCAACCACCCCAAACTACAGGGTTTGTTTTTCCTGGTTTTCTTGATCATTTACCTGACAACACTCCTGGGGAACATGCTCATAATAACAGCCACTAGAATCAGTCTTGCTCTCCACACTCCAATGTATTATTTCCTCAGCAACCTGAGTTTCTTGGACATCTGCTATATATCCACCACCATCCCAGTCATTCTGGTGAACTTCTTCCGGGAGAAGAAGACCATCTCATATGAGGGCTGCCTTTCCCAGATTTTCTTCCTCGTGACATGTGCTGGCACTGAATGTGTCTTATTGGCTGCTATGGCTTATGACCGCTTGGTAGCCATTTGCCACCCTCTTCAATATCCAGTCTTCATGAGTGTGAAGGTCTGTGTTTTTTTGGTGACTGGGTCCTGGCTGTGTGGACTGGTGAATTCTGTGACACACACAGTGCTGGCAGCCACACTCACTCTCTGTGGGCCCAACCAAATCAGCCACTTTCTCTGTGACATTCCACTGCTCCTGAAGCTCTCCTGCTCAGACACCTCTCTCAATGAATCTGTGCTCCATGTGGCCAGTGCCACCATTGGCCTGAGCCCTTGCCTGTTTACTGGAGTGTCCTACATACTCATCATCTCTGCCATTCTCAGGATTCCCTCTGCTCAGGGTAGGAGCAAGGCCTTCTCTACCTGTGCATCCCACCTTACCGTGGTTGTGGTCTTTTATGGAATGGCCAACTTCAACTATGACAGACCCAGAGAAGGTTACTCCCTAGAAGTGGACATCCTGGTCTCTGTGCTCTTCTGTGTTATGACCCCTATGTTGAACCCCATCATATACAGCCTGAGAAACAAGGAGGTCAAGGGTGCCCTGAGGAAACTGGCTGGAGGGTGTATGATCGTTGGCAATATTAGTGTCTAG